In one Mucilaginibacter ginsenosidivorax genomic region, the following are encoded:
- a CDS encoding LytR/AlgR family response regulator transcription factor translates to MKLRILIVDDEPYAIEVMENYLRNFDDMEIVGKCYNAIQAFQLLQQKTVDLMFLDIQMPGITGIDFLKTLKNPPKTIFTTAYSQYALDGFDLNVVDYLVKPIPLDRFMRAIDKVYQLSGNNAGTGHSYEKFGGDTEAFLYLKVERKTIKINVNDILWVESLRDYVKVITTGNVYISKQKISLLEGMLPENKFVRAHRSFIVAIAHISSFYAYSVEVNGHELPIGRNYKQEMQKRLKAENFHFK, encoded by the coding sequence ATGAAATTGCGTATACTCATAGTTGACGACGAGCCATATGCCATTGAGGTGATGGAGAATTACCTGCGCAATTTTGATGATATGGAGATTGTGGGTAAATGCTACAATGCTATTCAGGCTTTCCAGTTGTTGCAGCAAAAAACTGTTGATTTAATGTTTCTGGATATCCAGATGCCCGGTATAACCGGGATTGATTTTTTAAAAACCCTTAAAAACCCGCCCAAAACTATTTTTACAACGGCCTACAGCCAGTATGCCCTTGATGGCTTTGATTTAAATGTGGTTGATTATTTGGTTAAACCCATTCCGCTTGACAGGTTTATGCGGGCCATTGATAAAGTTTACCAGCTTAGCGGCAATAATGCAGGCACAGGCCATAGTTATGAAAAGTTTGGCGGCGATACCGAAGCATTCCTGTACCTGAAGGTTGAGCGTAAAACCATTAAAATAAATGTAAATGATATTTTATGGGTTGAGAGCCTGCGTGATTACGTTAAGGTGATAACTACCGGTAACGTTTATATCAGCAAACAAAAAATAAGCCTGCTGGAGGGTATGTTGCCCGAAAATAAGTTTGTGCGTGCACATCGGTCTTTTATTGTAGCTATTGCGCACATCAGTTCTTTTTACGCCTATAGTGTAGAAGTAAACGGGCACGAATTACCCATTGGTCGCAATTATAAACAGGAAATGCAGAAGCGGTTAAAGGCCGAGAATTTTCATTTTAAATAG
- a CDS encoding VOC family protein: MKQVLSAVTIAAKNLQQLRLFYTGVLDWEILTENESVLMLKLKTVVLTLCTEAVFAGYTGIPPRGEKHTGCYFTINLDSAKEVDDNFMALASLKTTIVKMPAQTFWGGYSGFFTDPEDNLWELCHNPIPGTRA; encoded by the coding sequence ATGAAGCAAGTACTTAGCGCTGTTACCATCGCTGCTAAAAATTTGCAGCAACTAAGGCTATTTTATACCGGTGTTTTAGACTGGGAAATACTCACCGAAAACGAAAGCGTTTTAATGCTGAAGTTGAAAACAGTTGTACTTACATTATGCACCGAAGCGGTGTTTGCCGGTTATACCGGGATACCGCCGCGCGGCGAAAAGCATACCGGTTGTTATTTCACCATCAATCTTGATTCAGCAAAGGAGGTGGACGATAATTTCATGGCATTGGCCAGCTTAAAAACCACCATTGTAAAAATGCCCGCGCAAACATTTTGGGGCGGATACAGCGGCTTTTTTACCGACCCGGAAGATAATTTGTGGGAACTGTGCCACAACCCCATACCCGGTACAAGGGCCTGA
- a CDS encoding energy transducer TonB, producing the protein MKFSLLPIIAILAFCFIGQHSFAHEQKDTVKSNTATIEPGEVLPQFPGGQDKLTAFIKSKLRPVKGASGKVLVYFVVEKTGKLNHIKVIKGLSAEANKEAVRVIKLSPKWKPGSQNGVARRVAYTTPVTFS; encoded by the coding sequence ATGAAATTTAGCCTTTTACCAATCATTGCCATTTTAGCTTTTTGTTTTATCGGCCAACACTCGTTTGCCCATGAACAAAAAGATACCGTTAAAAGCAACACCGCTACCATTGAACCCGGCGAAGTACTACCGCAGTTTCCGGGTGGGCAGGATAAGCTTACCGCGTTTATCAAATCAAAATTAAGGCCTGTAAAAGGCGCGTCGGGCAAGGTTTTGGTTTATTTTGTTGTGGAGAAGACCGGAAAGCTAAATCATATTAAAGTGATTAAAGGGCTGAGCGCCGAGGCCAATAAAGAGGCGGTACGTGTTATCAAGCTTTCGCCCAAATGGAAGCCAGGCTCGCAAAACGGCGTTGCGCGCAGGGTAGCCTATACCACGCCGGTTACTTTCAGTTAA
- a CDS encoding helix-turn-helix domain-containing protein, with the protein MSDKITVLDIPSTLKKHLASAGDRAPDFGIINDGWNQDDFAVLNNHPGLTHGLPVKTDYYSVILCLRGSCKKTIGHFVFEVYTNSIHLVSPQFITSFEDASPDLLLYEVLFKKEFLINNLLKENILDNLLEVNPDYPPIYGLSQKSCASLKALYEKISDESREKGAFHLPILRLLLTDLLYEMNRACENCLLHSTRHLSKQYQLVYKFKKLVEDQFLTLKTVQEYADALFISAKYLTEIVKAETGQNALHVIHNRMYLEAQYLLSSSGLSIKEIAERLNFDSSSHFSRFFKRFAGNNPSEFKQLQ; encoded by the coding sequence ATGAGCGATAAGATCACCGTTTTAGATATTCCATCAACGCTAAAAAAGCACCTGGCATCGGCAGGTGATCGCGCGCCCGATTTTGGAATAATTAACGATGGCTGGAACCAGGACGATTTTGCTGTGCTCAATAACCACCCTGGCCTTACTCATGGACTGCCTGTTAAAACAGATTATTACTCGGTTATTTTATGTTTAAGGGGCAGCTGTAAAAAAACAATCGGCCATTTTGTGTTCGAGGTGTATACCAATTCTATCCACCTGGTATCGCCCCAGTTTATAACTTCTTTTGAAGATGCCTCGCCCGATTTGTTATTGTACGAGGTATTGTTTAAAAAAGAATTCCTGATCAATAACCTGCTTAAAGAAAATATACTGGATAACCTGCTGGAGGTAAACCCCGATTACCCGCCAATTTATGGCCTGTCGCAAAAAAGCTGTGCTTCACTAAAAGCCCTTTATGAAAAAATAAGCGACGAAAGCCGGGAGAAAGGCGCTTTTCACTTACCCATCCTACGGTTGCTGTTAACAGATTTACTTTACGAAATGAACCGGGCTTGTGAAAACTGCTTGCTGCATTCAACCCGCCACCTGAGTAAACAATATCAGCTGGTTTATAAATTCAAGAAGCTGGTTGAGGATCAGTTTCTAACTCTTAAAACGGTGCAGGAATATGCCGATGCCTTGTTTATTTCGGCAAAATATTTAACCGAAATTGTGAAGGCCGAGACCGGCCAAAACGCCTTGCACGTTATCCATAACCGGATGTACCTGGAGGCGCAATACCTGCTATCTTCATCGGGTTTGAGTATCAAAGAAATTGCCGAGCGGCTTAACTTTGATAGCAGCTCGCATTTCAGTCGTTTTTTCAAACGCTTTGCCGGTAATAATCCTTCGGAGTTTAAACAGCTTCAATAA
- a CDS encoding sensor histidine kinase produces MKQLADLDVAHFKMPRPLQHILFWLTVSFIIIMMYSVQTNFMVSLRNNLIFMPIQIAYYYAIAGWLIPKYLFPGRYLKFGCLALGVFVLSVVVTRIVGILFVTPYTIRMMHVTEGDYFEASRRPFLMKLFDLQNMINALKGTNLVIGFVLAIKLFKMWYQRKQATLQAELNALKAQVHPHFLFNTLNNLYALSLNQSAKSPQLILNLSNILRYMLYECNTGEVLLSQEIKMLQQFISLEKLRYEDRLDINFNIYGDTDGKLIAPLLMLPLIENAFKHGAGEQMGDAWININLYVMRDELKLKISNSKAAGANKGAGKTGNIGLQNLRKRLELIYPTTHSLKIMDDHDTFLAVLDVRLNFAPQTPSQITTHEIAYTHS; encoded by the coding sequence ATGAAACAGCTTGCTGATTTAGATGTTGCCCATTTTAAAATGCCAAGGCCCCTGCAGCACATATTATTTTGGCTAACGGTGAGCTTTATTATTATCATGATGTATTCGGTACAAACCAATTTCATGGTATCGCTGCGCAACAACCTTATTTTTATGCCCATCCAAATAGCCTATTATTATGCAATAGCCGGCTGGCTTATCCCTAAATACCTGTTTCCGGGCAGGTATTTAAAGTTTGGTTGCCTGGCGTTAGGAGTGTTTGTATTGTCGGTTGTTGTTACCCGCATAGTTGGTATTTTGTTTGTAACCCCCTATACCATCCGGATGATGCATGTTACCGAAGGCGACTATTTTGAAGCCTCGCGGCGGCCGTTTTTAATGAAGCTGTTTGATTTACAAAACATGATTAACGCATTAAAGGGGACCAACCTGGTAATAGGCTTTGTTTTGGCCATTAAGTTGTTTAAAATGTGGTATCAGCGTAAACAAGCCACTTTACAGGCCGAGCTAAATGCACTAAAAGCGCAGGTACACCCTCACTTTTTATTTAACACGCTAAATAACCTTTACGCTTTAAGCTTAAACCAATCTGCAAAGTCGCCGCAGCTGATCCTTAACCTGAGTAATATTTTACGTTACATGCTATATGAATGCAATACCGGCGAGGTATTGTTAAGCCAGGAGATAAAAATGCTGCAGCAGTTTATAAGCCTGGAAAAGCTGCGCTATGAAGACAGGCTGGATATTAATTTTAATATTTACGGCGATACCGATGGCAAGCTGATAGCCCCGTTGCTGATGTTGCCGCTTATTGAAAATGCTTTTAAACATGGCGCCGGCGAGCAAATGGGCGATGCCTGGATAAATATCAATTTATATGTTATGCGCGATGAACTTAAACTCAAAATATCAAACAGTAAAGCAGCAGGCGCAAATAAAGGCGCCGGTAAAACCGGTAACATCGGGCTGCAAAACCTTAGAAAACGGCTGGAATTGATATATCCAACCACCCACAGCCTTAAAATAATGGACGACCATGATACTTTTTTGGCTGTGCTTGACGTCCGACTCAACTTTGCGCCTCAAACCCCATCTCAAATAACTACCCATGAAATTGCGTATACTCATAGTTGA
- the ispG gene encoding (E)-4-hydroxy-3-methylbut-2-enyl-diphosphate synthase → MNTDAVKLLQGRYCNSLTQYSRFVTREVNIGDVPMGGNNPIRIQSMTTTDTMDTMGTVEQSIRMVDAGCEYVRITAPSIKEAKNLAEIKKQLRARGYNVPLVADIHFTPNAAEVAARIVEKVRVNPGNYADKKKFDQIDYTDLEYQGELERIYQKFAPLVNICKEYGTAMRIGTNHGSLSDRIMSRYGDTPQGMVESAMEFMRMCETLNYYNLVISMKSSNPQVMVQAYRLLVETMVAEGMNYPLHLGVTEAGDGEDGRIKSAVGIGTLLEDGLGDTVRVSLTEEPEAEAPVAIELVKRYSLREKEVKGERLKAKGNEIITDKNLLPFTFHLSPQTHSPYEYKKRHTYEANAFIGGHMVPRVVLDLSKKNLKDPGIMADAGYIYSPLLDKYNMAEQSVDFVYLADELPSFNLPGNLKQLYNYQTWLKLADKTLCHPLFTLKEYIAATNKTSALNLVKLFPEDIDSEDFGSLPFDNSLVFVLETNALHGMADQRGFFFKMEELGLDVPVIVKRSYEFGVMSIESEHENSALKTQNLQLFAATDLGALLVDGFGDGIWIDAPGVDTKVITSTAFGILQATRSRISKTEYISCPSCGRTLFDLMITTQMIRSRTSHLKGLKIGIMGCIVNGPGEMADADYGYVGSGTDKITLYRGKEAVKKNISAANALDELIGIIKDDGNWVEQE, encoded by the coding sequence ATGAATACTGATGCTGTTAAATTGCTGCAAGGCCGTTATTGTAATTCGTTAACCCAATATTCGCGTTTTGTTACCCGCGAGGTAAATATTGGCGATGTGCCTATGGGTGGTAATAATCCCATCCGCATACAAAGCATGACTACTACCGATACCATGGATACCATGGGTACGGTTGAGCAATCTATCCGCATGGTTGATGCCGGCTGCGAGTACGTACGTATTACCGCACCAAGTATTAAAGAGGCCAAAAACCTGGCCGAGATAAAAAAGCAGCTTCGCGCCCGCGGGTATAATGTACCCCTGGTGGCCGATATTCACTTTACGCCAAATGCCGCCGAGGTAGCTGCCCGTATTGTTGAAAAAGTACGCGTAAACCCCGGCAACTACGCTGATAAAAAGAAATTTGACCAGATTGATTATACCGACCTGGAGTACCAGGGCGAACTGGAACGCATTTACCAAAAATTTGCCCCGCTGGTAAACATCTGTAAAGAGTATGGCACCGCCATGCGCATTGGCACCAATCACGGTAGCTTAAGCGACAGGATCATGAGCCGTTATGGCGATACCCCGCAGGGCATGGTTGAATCGGCTATGGAGTTTATGCGCATGTGCGAAACGCTGAATTATTATAATTTGGTGATCAGCATGAAATCGAGCAATCCGCAAGTGATGGTGCAAGCCTACCGCCTGCTGGTAGAAACCATGGTTGCCGAAGGCATGAACTATCCCCTGCATCTTGGCGTAACCGAAGCCGGCGACGGCGAAGACGGCCGCATTAAATCAGCCGTAGGCATAGGCACCTTATTGGAAGACGGCCTGGGCGATACCGTACGGGTATCCCTAACCGAAGAACCGGAGGCAGAAGCACCCGTAGCTATCGAGTTGGTGAAACGATACTCTTTGAGGGAGAAGGAGGTTAAAGGCGAAAGGTTAAAGGCAAAAGGCAATGAGATTATTACAGATAAAAACCTTTTACCTTTTACCTTTCACCTTTCGCCTCAAACGCATAGTCCCTACGAATACAAAAAACGCCACACCTACGAGGCCAACGCTTTCATTGGCGGGCATATGGTGCCAAGGGTGGTGCTCGATCTGTCAAAAAAGAACCTGAAAGATCCTGGTATTATGGCCGATGCCGGTTATATCTACTCGCCCTTGCTGGATAAATATAACATGGCCGAGCAATCGGTCGATTTTGTTTACCTGGCAGATGAGTTGCCGTCGTTTAACTTGCCGGGTAACTTAAAACAGCTTTATAACTACCAAACCTGGTTAAAACTGGCCGATAAAACCCTTTGTCACCCGTTGTTTACGCTGAAAGAATATATCGCAGCCACCAACAAAACATCAGCATTAAACCTGGTGAAACTGTTTCCGGAGGATATTGATTCGGAAGATTTTGGCTCGTTACCGTTTGATAATTCGCTGGTGTTTGTTTTAGAAACCAATGCGCTGCACGGCATGGCCGACCAACGCGGCTTCTTCTTCAAAATGGAAGAGCTGGGTTTGGATGTGCCTGTTATAGTAAAAAGGAGTTATGAGTTTGGAGTTATGAGTATAGAGTCGGAACACGAAAACTCGGCACTCAAAACTCAAAACCTACAACTATTTGCCGCCACTGACCTTGGCGCTTTATTGGTTGATGGCTTTGGCGATGGCATTTGGATTGATGCCCCCGGGGTTGATACCAAAGTGATCACTTCTACGGCTTTTGGTATTTTGCAGGCTACACGTTCGCGCATTTCCAAAACAGAATATATCAGTTGCCCAAGCTGCGGACGTACCTTGTTTGATTTGATGATTACAACGCAGATGATCCGTAGCCGCACAAGTCACCTTAAAGGCTTGAAGATTGGTATTATGGGCTGCATCGTAAATGGTCCCGGCGAAATGGCGGATGCTGATTATGGCTACGTTGGTTCGGGTACCGATAAAATCACCCTTTACCGTGGTAAAGAAGCCGTAAAGAAAAACATCAGCGCGGCAAACGCTTTGGATGAGCTTATTGGCATCATAAAAGACGACGGCAACTGGGTTGAGCAGGAATAA